In the genome of Ignavibacteria bacterium, one region contains:
- a CDS encoding YdeI/OmpD-associated family protein has translation MKRRTFSAEILIIGVNPYVRPPDSILKFIFKQAGKETSPIPVEGKVNGAAFQQTLVRYSGDWRLYINNVIAKAAGLKFTKSVTTIAGQKIKVTIAFNPSPPTFTIPILFQKALLKDRKAKAAFDKLTPGRQKEIARYLGSLKTQDSLKLNIKRVFKHLRGKKTDGLHALMGKK, from the coding sequence ATGAAGAGGCGGACGTTCAGTGCTGAAATTTTAATAATTGGCGTTAATCCTTATGTGCGTCCGCCAGATTCAATATTAAAATTTATCTTTAAACAGGCAGGTAAAGAAACGAGTCCAATTCCTGTCGAAGGCAAAGTTAATGGCGCAGCTTTTCAGCAAACATTAGTTCGATATTCAGGTGACTGGCGATTATATATTAACAATGTTATAGCAAAAGCCGCCGGGCTTAAATTCACAAAGAGTGTCACTACCATCGCCGGACAAAAAATAAAAGTAACGATTGCATTTAATCCTTCACCCCCCACATTTACTATACCTATTTTATTTCAAAAAGCACTTCTCAAAGACAGAAAAGCAAAAGCTGCATTTGACAAACTTACACCGGGACGTCAAAAAGAAATAGCTCGATATCTTGGATCTCTGAAAACCCAAGATTCTCTTAAGTTAAATATTAAACGAGTATTTAAGCATTTACGCGGCAAAAAAACAGATGGTCTTCATGCACTTATGGGCAAAAAGTAG